From one Flavobacterium sp. N502536 genomic stretch:
- the aspS gene encoding aspartate--tRNA ligase produces MYRSHNCGELNASNINTEVTLAGWVQKSRDKGFMNWVDLRDRYGITQLIFDESRTDKTVFELAKTLGREFVIQVKGTVIEREAKNKNIPTGEIEILVSELTILNAALTPPFTIEDETDGGEDIRMKYRYLDIRRNPVKNSLLFRHKVAMEVRKYLSDLDFCEVETPYLIKSTPEGARDFVVPSRMNEGQFYALPQSPQTFKQLLMVGGMDKYFQIVKCFRDEDLRADRQPEFTQIDCEMAFVEQEDILNVFEGLTRHLLKEIKGIEVDKFPRITYDYAMKTYGNDKPDIRFGMEFGELNEFAQHKDFPVFNAAELVVGIAVPGAGNYTRKEIDALIDWVKRPQVGASGMVYAKCNDDGTFKSSVDKFYDQDDLGQWAKITGAKPGDMIFVLSGPANKTRAQLSALRMELATRLGLRKPEEFAPLWVVDFPLLELDEESGRYHAMHHPFTSPKPEDMQLLETEPGKVRANAYDMVLNGNEIGGGSIRIHDKATQQLMFKYLGFTEEEAKAQFGFLMDAFQFGAPPHGGLAFGLDRLVAILGGQETIRDFIAFPKNNSGRDVMIDAPAAIDEAQLKELAIKLDLK; encoded by the coding sequence ATGTATAGAAGTCATAATTGCGGCGAATTAAACGCCTCAAATATTAACACGGAAGTTACACTAGCGGGTTGGGTTCAAAAATCACGCGATAAAGGATTTATGAATTGGGTTGATTTACGTGACCGTTACGGAATTACACAACTTATTTTTGACGAAAGCCGTACGGATAAAACAGTTTTTGAACTGGCAAAAACACTCGGAAGAGAATTTGTAATTCAGGTAAAAGGAACTGTAATTGAGCGTGAAGCCAAAAACAAAAATATCCCGACGGGCGAAATCGAAATTTTAGTATCCGAACTAACCATTCTGAATGCCGCGCTGACACCACCGTTTACTATCGAAGATGAAACGGATGGCGGTGAAGACATTCGAATGAAATACCGTTACTTAGACATTAGAAGAAATCCTGTAAAAAACAGTTTATTATTCCGTCATAAAGTAGCAATGGAAGTTCGTAAATATTTATCGGACTTAGATTTCTGCGAAGTAGAAACTCCATACCTTATTAAATCGACTCCGGAAGGCGCGAGAGATTTCGTTGTACCTAGCCGTATGAACGAAGGACAGTTTTATGCCCTGCCACAATCGCCACAAACTTTCAAACAATTATTAATGGTGGGTGGAATGGATAAATATTTTCAGATTGTAAAATGTTTCCGTGATGAAGATTTACGTGCTGACCGTCAGCCTGAGTTTACACAAATTGACTGTGAGATGGCATTTGTGGAGCAGGAAGACATTTTAAATGTTTTTGAAGGACTGACCAGACACTTATTAAAAGAAATTAAAGGCATTGAAGTAGACAAGTTCCCAAGAATTACCTACGACTACGCTATGAAAACCTATGGTAATGACAAACCGGACATTCGTTTCGGGATGGAATTTGGTGAATTAAACGAATTTGCACAACACAAAGATTTCCCTGTATTTAATGCTGCCGAATTGGTGGTAGGAATTGCAGTTCCAGGAGCCGGAAATTACACTCGTAAAGAAATCGACGCTTTAATTGACTGGGTAAAACGTCCTCAGGTTGGAGCATCAGGAATGGTGTATGCAAAATGTAACGACGACGGAACTTTTAAATCTTCTGTAGATAAATTTTACGATCAGGACGATTTAGGGCAATGGGCAAAAATTACAGGTGCAAAACCGGGAGACATGATTTTTGTACTTTCAGGACCTGCTAATAAAACCCGTGCACAACTTTCGGCACTTCGTATGGAACTGGCAACCCGTTTAGGATTGCGCAAACCCGAAGAATTTGCTCCGTTATGGGTAGTTGATTTTCCTTTGTTGGAATTAGACGAAGAATCAGGGCGTTACCACGCGATGCACCACCCGTTTACTTCTCCTAAACCGGAAGACATGCAGTTATTGGAAACCGAGCCAGGAAAAGTTCGCGCCAATGCCTACGATATGGTTTTAAACGGAAATGAAATTGGTGGAGGATCTATTCGTATTCACGACAAAGCAACTCAGCAATTGATGTTCAAATATCTTGGCTTTACCGAAGAAGAAGCAAAAGCACAGTTTGGCTTTTTAATGGACGCTTTCCAATTTGGAGCACCGCCACACGGAGGTTTAGCATTTGGATTAGACCGTTTAGTCGCTATCTTAGGAGGTCAGGAAACCATCAGAGACTTTATTGCGTTCCCAAAAAACAATTCGGGACGTGATGTTATGATCGATGCTCCTGCGGCAATTGATGAAGCTCAGTTAAAAGAACTTGCCATTAAATTGGATTTAAAATAA
- a CDS encoding TlpA family protein disulfide reductase yields MNKFILTGLLICSALGAIGQAKSPIKFTAKIANRNSDTLVIKGKDNFKKVIPINKKETFVASFDAPKGFYTFSDGTEASYLYLKPNSDINLTMNAKEFDETIVYKGKGVDESNFLAQQSLKDEKFQTEAFAKEATEFASLLEAKLKTDLESLEKGNFDPEFKTAVKKKFDSFHNNALSDYESASKANKMNGKASPDFDYENHKGGKTKLSDLKGKYVYIDLWATWCAPCRAEIPYLQKIEEKYHGKNIEFVSVSIDKAKDNEKWKKFVTDKKLGGVQLFADKDWESEFVTSYGVTGIPRFIIVDPKGNVLSSDAERPSSPELQTQLDALLK; encoded by the coding sequence ATGAACAAATTTATTTTAACAGGTTTGCTGATTTGTAGCGCTTTGGGTGCTATTGGTCAGGCCAAAAGTCCAATTAAATTTACCGCTAAGATTGCGAACAGAAACAGTGATACTTTAGTAATTAAAGGGAAGGATAATTTTAAAAAGGTAATTCCAATTAATAAGAAGGAAACTTTTGTAGCTTCTTTTGACGCTCCAAAAGGATTTTATACGTTTTCGGATGGTACCGAAGCTTCTTATTTGTATTTAAAACCCAATTCGGATATTAATCTGACGATGAATGCGAAGGAGTTTGACGAGACGATTGTGTATAAGGGTAAAGGGGTTGACGAAAGCAATTTTCTGGCGCAGCAAAGTTTGAAAGATGAGAAGTTTCAAACAGAAGCTTTTGCTAAGGAAGCAACTGAGTTTGCATCGCTGTTGGAAGCAAAGCTGAAAACGGATCTGGAAAGTTTAGAGAAAGGTAATTTTGATCCTGAGTTTAAAACGGCTGTGAAGAAGAAGTTTGACAGTTTTCATAATAATGCTTTAAGCGACTACGAAAGTGCTTCAAAAGCAAATAAGATGAACGGAAAGGCATCTCCGGATTTTGATTATGAAAATCACAAAGGAGGAAAAACAAAACTTTCTGATTTAAAAGGAAAGTATGTTTATATTGATCTTTGGGCAACCTGGTGTGCGCCATGCCGCGCTGAGATTCCGTACCTGCAAAAAATAGAGGAGAAGTATCATGGAAAGAATATTGAGTTTGTGAGCGTTTCTATTGATAAGGCGAAGGATAACGAAAAATGGAAGAAGTTTGTGACGGATAAGAAGCTGGGTGGCGTTCAATTGTTTGCCGATAAAGATTGGGAATCTGAGTTTGTAACGAGCTACGGGGTAACCGGAATTCCGAGATTTATTATTGTAGATCCAAAGGGTAATGTGTTAAGCAGTGATGCCGAAAGACCTTCATCTCCAGAGCTTCAGACGCAATTAGATGCCTTATTGAAGTAA
- a CDS encoding NADH-quinone oxidoreductase subunit B, whose translation MSDSNVNMVAPPEGVVGEGFFATKLNDVVGLARANSLWPLPFATSCCGIEFMATMASHYDLARFGSERVSFSPRQADMLLVMGTISKKMAPILRQVYEQMSEPRWVIAVGACASSGGIFDTYSVLQGIDKVIPVDVYVPGCPPRPEQIVDGVMKLQELVKSESVRRRSSPEYQELLASYNIT comes from the coding sequence ATGAGCGATTCAAATGTAAATATGGTTGCGCCGCCAGAAGGAGTTGTAGGAGAAGGTTTCTTCGCTACAAAACTAAATGATGTTGTAGGTTTGGCAAGAGCCAATTCGTTATGGCCACTACCTTTTGCAACCTCATGCTGTGGTATCGAATTCATGGCAACAATGGCTTCACATTACGATTTGGCACGATTTGGTTCTGAGCGTGTGAGTTTCTCTCCTCGTCAGGCTGATATGCTTTTAGTAATGGGAACTATTTCAAAAAAAATGGCCCCTATTTTAAGACAAGTTTACGAACAAATGTCTGAACCTCGCTGGGTAATTGCAGTTGGAGCCTGTGCTTCATCAGGTGGAATTTTTGATACGTATTCCGTTTTACAGGGAATTGACAAAGTAATTCCGGTTGACGTTTACGTACCCGGATGTCCGCCAAGACCAGAACAAATTGTAGATGGAGTAATGAAACTTCAGGAATTGGTAAAAAGCGAATCGGTAAGACGCAGAAGCTCTCCGGAATACCAAGAATTACTAGCTTCATATAATATTACATAA
- a CDS encoding cold-shock protein, with the protein MRTGTVKFFNESKGYGFITDEETGKDIFVHASGINAEELREGDRVSYEEEEGRKGKVAAKVAVI; encoded by the coding sequence ATGCGTACAGGTACAGTAAAATTTTTCAATGAATCTAAAGGTTATGGATTCATTACAGACGAAGAAACAGGAAAAGACATCTTCGTTCACGCTTCAGGAATTAACGCGGAAGAATTACGCGAAGGTGACCGTGTAAGCTATGAAGAAGAAGAAGGAAGAAAAGGGAAAGTTGCTGCTAAAGTAGCAGTAATCTAA
- a CDS encoding complex I 24 kDa subunit family protein yields the protein MERKHYKQEINMTEALMSRINELISHYPEDKRKSALLPVLHEVQDAHDNWLSTELQDKVAEILHIKPIEVYEVVTFYTMYNQKPIGKYMFEFCQTSCCCLNGAENLMDYTSEKLGIKMGETTPDGMFTIAGVECLGACGYAPMMQLGDFYKEKLTEEKIDQLIADCRDDKIILHDK from the coding sequence ATGGAACGAAAACATTACAAACAAGAAATAAACATGACCGAAGCATTGATGTCCCGCATCAATGAATTGATCAGTCATTATCCTGAGGACAAAAGAAAATCGGCTTTGTTACCCGTTTTGCACGAAGTGCAGGACGCTCATGACAACTGGTTAAGTACGGAGTTGCAGGATAAAGTTGCCGAAATTTTGCACATCAAACCAATTGAGGTTTACGAAGTGGTTACTTTTTATACCATGTACAACCAAAAACCAATTGGAAAATACATGTTCGAATTTTGCCAGACTTCTTGTTGTTGTTTAAATGGTGCTGAAAATTTAATGGATTATACTTCTGAAAAATTAGGCATTAAAATGGGAGAAACAACTCCGGACGGAATGTTTACCATTGCCGGTGTAGAATGTTTAGGTGCTTGCGGATATGCTCCGATGATGCAGTTGGGAGATTTCTACAAAGAAAAATTGACAGAAGAAAAAATCGATCAGTTAATCGCTGATTGTAGAGATGATAAAATAATATTACACGATAAATAA
- a CDS encoding NADH-quinone oxidoreductase subunit C: MALENTLIQDKLTETFDTSVFNFQQERDIFSLETTADKITALILFLKNDSDLRFHFLTDLCGVHYPDNETDRQYAIVYHLHNWYENKRIRIKVYLNGEKPEIKTISNIFLSSNWMERETYDFFGVNFIGHPQLKRILNMDEMVSFPMRKEFPMEDSGRTDKDDRFFGRTTTNC, translated from the coding sequence ATGGCTTTAGAAAATACCCTGATTCAAGATAAACTTACAGAAACATTTGACACAAGTGTTTTTAACTTTCAACAAGAAAGAGATATTTTTTCACTGGAAACTACCGCTGATAAAATCACAGCCCTGATTCTTTTTTTGAAAAACGATTCCGATTTACGCTTCCACTTTTTAACCGATTTATGCGGTGTTCATTATCCGGACAACGAAACTGATCGCCAATATGCAATCGTATACCATTTGCATAACTGGTACGAAAACAAACGTATTCGAATCAAAGTATACTTAAACGGTGAAAAACCGGAGATCAAAACCATTTCAAATATTTTCTTAAGTTCAAACTGGATGGAAAGAGAAACGTACGATTTCTTCGGAGTCAATTTTATTGGACACCCGCAATTGAAACGTATTTTGAATATGGATGAAATGGTGTCTTTCCCAATGCGAAAAGAATTCCCAATGGAAGACAGCGGAAGAACTGATAAAGACGACAGATTCTTTGGAAGAACAACAACAAATTGCTAA
- a CDS encoding NADH-quinone oxidoreductase subunit D — MSELLLSPEHRYAKIIKDRLNEDGSELSVLNLGPTHPATHGIFQNILLMDGERILEAEPTIGYIHRAFEKIAENRPFYQITPLTDRMNYCSSPINNMGWWMTLEKLLNIEVPKRAQYLRVIVMELARITDHLICNSILGVDTGAYTGFLYVFQFREKVYEIYEEICGARLTTNMGRIGGFERDWSPEAFRKLDVFLEEFPVAWQEFVNLFERNRIFLDRTVDVGAISAEQAMAYGFTGPNLRAAGVDYDVRVAQPYSSYEDFDFVVPVGKSGDTYDRFCVRNAEVWESLSIIRQALAKMPAGNEYHAEVPDYYLPPKEDVYTSMESLIYHFKIVMGEVPVPVAEIYHPVEGGNGEIGFYLVTDGSRTPYRLHFRRPCFIYYQAYPDMIKGSLLSDAIVILSSLNVIAGELDA, encoded by the coding sequence ATGTCAGAACTATTATTATCACCAGAGCATCGATATGCTAAAATAATTAAGGATAGACTAAACGAAGACGGAAGTGAACTTTCGGTACTTAATTTAGGTCCTACTCACCCGGCGACTCACGGTATTTTTCAAAATATCCTGTTGATGGATGGTGAAAGAATTCTTGAGGCTGAACCAACCATTGGTTACATCCACAGAGCTTTCGAAAAAATTGCCGAAAACCGCCCTTTTTACCAGATCACTCCTCTTACTGACCGTATGAACTATTGCTCCTCTCCTATTAACAATATGGGATGGTGGATGACTTTAGAGAAATTACTAAATATTGAAGTTCCAAAAAGAGCACAATACCTAAGAGTCATTGTAATGGAGCTGGCCCGTATTACAGATCACTTAATCTGTAACTCGATTTTGGGTGTAGATACTGGTGCTTATACTGGTTTCTTGTACGTTTTTCAATTCAGAGAAAAAGTTTACGAGATTTACGAAGAAATTTGTGGTGCTCGTTTAACAACAAATATGGGAAGAATTGGTGGTTTCGAAAGAGACTGGTCACCAGAAGCTTTCCGCAAACTAGATGTCTTTTTAGAAGAATTCCCTGTTGCGTGGCAAGAGTTTGTAAACTTATTTGAAAGAAACAGAATTTTCCTTGACAGAACTGTAGACGTAGGTGCTATCTCGGCAGAGCAGGCAATGGCTTACGGATTCACAGGTCCAAACTTACGTGCAGCGGGAGTTGATTACGACGTTCGTGTAGCACAGCCTTATTCCTCTTACGAAGATTTCGATTTTGTTGTCCCGGTTGGAAAATCAGGAGATACTTACGATCGTTTCTGTGTTCGTAATGCTGAAGTTTGGGAGAGTTTGAGTATTATTCGTCAGGCTTTGGCTAAAATGCCGGCAGGAAACGAATATCATGCAGAAGTTCCGGATTACTACCTTCCTCCAAAAGAAGATGTTTACACTTCGATGGAATCTTTAATTTATCACTTTAAGATTGTAATGGGAGAAGTTCCTGTACCAGTGGCAGAAATTTACCACCCGGTTGAAGGAGGAAATGGAGAAATCGGATTCTACTTAGTTACAGACGGAAGCCGAACGCCATACAGATTACATTTCAGAAGACCTTGTTTTATTTATTATCAGGCTTATCCGGATATGATTAAAGGATCTTTACTTTCGGATGCAATTGTTATTCTATCCAGTTTAAATGTAATTGCAGGAGAGTTAGACGCGTAA
- the nuoF gene encoding NADH-quinone oxidoreductase subunit NuoF produces MSQKILLDKINIPGIKTYEVYRQNGGYASVEKALKTLTPDEVTEEVKKSGLRGRGGAGFPAGMKWSFIDKKSGKPRHLVCNADESEPGTFKDRYLMEFIPHLLIEGMITSSYALGANLSYIYIRGEYMWVFKILERAIAEAKAAGWLGKNILGTGYDLELHVHCGAGAYICGEETALIESLEGKRGNPRIKPPFPAVSGLWANPTVVNNVETIATVPWIVNNSGDDYAKIGIGRSTGTKLISASGHIKNPGVYEIELGLSVDEFMNSDEYLGGMSSSRPLKAFVPGGSSVPILPAELIFKTANGEDRLMTYESLSDGGFATGSMLGSGGFIVYNDTACVVRNTWNFARFYHHESCGQCTPCREGTGWLEKILWRIENGQGREEDIELLWSIQSKIEGNTICPLGDAASWPVAAAIRHFRDEFEYHVRFPEKIKNRDHFVAEPFSQVKHLVGGKVIV; encoded by the coding sequence ATGTCACAGAAAATATTATTAGATAAAATCAACATTCCTGGTATTAAAACCTACGAAGTATACCGCCAAAATGGTGGATATGCCTCTGTAGAAAAAGCTTTAAAAACACTTACTCCGGATGAAGTTACCGAAGAAGTAAAAAAATCAGGACTACGTGGCCGTGGTGGTGCAGGTTTCCCTGCCGGAATGAAATGGAGTTTTATTGACAAAAAATCAGGAAAACCAAGACATTTAGTATGCAATGCCGACGAGTCTGAGCCGGGAACTTTCAAAGATCGTTATTTGATGGAATTTATTCCTCACCTATTGATCGAAGGAATGATTACCTCAAGTTATGCCTTAGGCGCTAACCTTTCATATATCTACATTCGTGGAGAATATATGTGGGTTTTCAAAATATTAGAAAGAGCAATCGCCGAAGCTAAAGCTGCCGGCTGGTTAGGAAAAAATATATTAGGTACAGGTTACGATTTAGAATTACACGTTCACTGTGGAGCCGGAGCTTATATTTGCGGAGAAGAAACTGCACTTATCGAATCTCTGGAAGGTAAAAGAGGAAACCCTCGTATCAAACCACCTTTCCCGGCGGTTTCAGGACTTTGGGCAAATCCAACAGTGGTAAACAACGTAGAAACTATCGCTACTGTGCCATGGATCGTAAACAACTCCGGTGACGATTATGCAAAAATCGGAATTGGCCGTTCGACAGGAACTAAATTGATTTCGGCTTCAGGACACATTAAAAATCCGGGCGTTTACGAAATTGAATTGGGGTTAAGTGTTGACGAATTTATGAATTCTGATGAATACTTAGGCGGAATGTCTTCCAGCAGACCTTTAAAAGCGTTTGTACCGGGAGGGTCTTCGGTGCCTATTTTACCAGCCGAATTAATTTTTAAAACGGCAAATGGCGAAGACCGATTAATGACTTACGAATCTTTGAGTGATGGTGGTTTTGCTACCGGATCGATGTTAGGTTCAGGAGGATTTATTGTTTACAACGACACTGCCTGTGTAGTTAGAAACACCTGGAATTTTGCCCGTTTTTACCACCACGAATCTTGCGGACAATGTACGCCTTGCCGTGAAGGAACAGGATGGTTGGAAAAAATCTTATGGAGAATTGAAAACGGTCAGGGCCGTGAAGAAGATATCGAATTACTGTGGAGCATCCAGAGTAAAATCGAAGGAAACACAATTTGCCCGCTTGGTGACGCAGCTTCGTGGCCAGTAGCCGCAGCAATCCGTCACTTTAGAGATGAGTTTGAATATCACGTTCGTTTTCCTGAAAAAATAAAAAACAGAGATCACTTTGTAGCTGAACCTTTTTCGCAAGTAAAACATTTAGTAGGCGGTAAAGTAATCGTATAG
- a CDS encoding NADH-quinone oxidoreductase subunit A, which yields MQSDQYSYIPILMQLILAVGFVVGTIIISGKLGPKRSSEVKDKNFECGIESVGNARIPFSVKYFLVAILFVLFDVEVIFLYPWAVNFKELGIEGMLKMIVFMSLLLVGFFYIIKKKALDWE from the coding sequence ATGCAATCTGATCAATACAGTTACATTCCTATTTTAATGCAGTTAATTTTAGCTGTTGGTTTTGTGGTAGGAACAATCATTATTTCCGGAAAATTAGGCCCAAAAAGAAGCTCTGAAGTAAAAGATAAAAACTTCGAATGCGGTATCGAATCCGTTGGTAACGCCCGTATTCCTTTTTCTGTAAAATATTTCCTGGTAGCCATTTTGTTTGTATTGTTTGACGTAGAGGTAATTTTCCTTTACCCTTGGGCAGTAAACTTTAAAGAATTAGGCATCGAAGGAATGCTGAAAATGATCGTTTTTATGTCGCTTCTTTTAGTTGGTTTTTTCTATATCATCAAAAAGAAAGCTTTAGACTGGGAATAA